One genomic segment of Bacteroidota bacterium includes these proteins:
- a CDS encoding HAD family hydrolase, giving the protein MSDLIISNIIADKNWTLFLDRDGVINKHLPDDYVKSPEDFIWLPNVLDALKTLSGIFSKIIVVTNQRGIAKGLYSEADLLNIHNVMLNEVRNAGARIDAIYYCPHFGNEAECNCRKPNSGMALKAQSQFPEIDFNHAIMVGDSKSDIDFGKNLKMWTVTVTKDLSEFADMYVKSLYYFSTMFQG; this is encoded by the coding sequence ATGTCTGACCTTATAATTTCAAATATTATTGCGGATAAAAACTGGACTTTATTTCTGGATAGAGATGGTGTAATAAATAAACATCTTCCCGATGACTATGTAAAATCTCCTGAGGATTTTATTTGGTTGCCAAATGTATTGGATGCATTAAAAACATTATCCGGTATATTTTCAAAAATCATAGTGGTCACAAACCAAAGAGGCATTGCCAAAGGATTATATAGCGAAGCAGATTTATTAAATATTCATAATGTAATGCTGAATGAAGTTAGAAATGCAGGGGCGAGGATAGATGCTATTTATTATTGTCCGCATTTTGGTAATGAAGCAGAATGTAATTGTCGCAAACCTAATTCAGGTATGGCTTTAAAAGCACAAAGTCAATTTCCGGAAATTGATTTTAATCATGCAATAATGGTTGGCGATTCTAAGTCAGATATTGATTTTGGTAAAAACCTGAAAATGTGGACAGTCACCGTTACAAAAGACTTATCGGAATTTGCAGATATGTATGTAAAGTCACTGTATTACTTTTCAACAATGTTTCAAGGATAA
- a CDS encoding sigma-70 family RNA polymerase sigma factor has translation MNEEYYLKASVKDPKAFKYFYDLYFKSIFLFIFRRTDDEALSEDITQQVFLIALQNIKKFEYRGIKFSSWLYRIALSELAKYYRDNKKIRVVSLESKDIAELIEDDSIAFERNTIVFKILKQLPQKELEFIEMRFFEKRSFSEIAEIKNISENNAKVKVHRILNSIRKLIPAKHFHDYE, from the coding sequence ATGAATGAAGAATATTATTTAAAAGCTTCTGTAAAGGATCCAAAGGCATTCAAATACTTTTATGATCTCTATTTTAAAAGCATCTTCCTGTTTATCTTCCGAAGGACTGATGATGAAGCATTAAGTGAAGATATTACCCAACAGGTTTTTTTAATTGCATTACAGAATATTAAAAAATTTGAATACAGAGGAATAAAATTTTCTTCCTGGCTCTATCGCATTGCATTGAGTGAACTGGCAAAATATTATCGGGATAATAAAAAGATCCGGGTAGTAAGTCTGGAGAGTAAAGATATTGCGGAGTTAATAGAAGATGATTCCATTGCTTTTGAAAGAAATACAATTGTATTCAAAATTTTGAAACAGTTACCACAAAAAGAACTTGAATTTATTGAAATGCGCTTTTTCGAAAAACGCTCTTTCAGCGAAATAGCAGAAATAAAAAATATTTCGGAAAACAACGCAAAAGTTAAAGTACACAGGATATTAAACAGCATTCGAAAATTAATACCCGCAAAACATTTTCACGATTATGAATAA
- a CDS encoding RHS repeat-associated core domain-containing protein, producing MKPYIFTLPHPYPFGMLTPGRNWSSGSEYRFGFNGKESDTETYGDGNSYDFGERIYDARLGRWMSVDPMSGKYANLSPYVYTANNPILYIDRNGKDYEVYVDHNARTIIVKATFYYPESDLKSQQTATQAVIAIKRQVNGKFIYEVEQADGTVIDYDIEFDLQAKPSNRIDYSGTYGDDYNSETGEISFTGERSYANTLIVEPHEAIQLEAPIGVIWYGHTDVNSEVHVSDRIGLSTTIHEMGHAFGVQHTTFGAMQQLDVAKQTGLDRLPEYTDAIIQQILFNVGLGTSPSENEGGEIMSERGYSRGDHSIMATEGDAPDNFKHGKVVNK from the coding sequence ATGAAACCATACATTTTTACACTTCCACATCCCTATCCCTTTGGGATGTTAACGCCAGGAAGAAATTGGAGCAGCGGAAGTGAATACAGGTTTGGGTTTAACGGCAAAGAAAGCGATACAGAAACGTATGGAGATGGAAATTCTTATGATTTTGGAGAGAGGATTTATGATGCGAGATTGGGAAGGTGGATGAGTGTAGATCCTATGTCTGGAAAGTACGCAAATTTATCCCCCTATGTATATACTGCTAATAACCCAATACTGTATATTGACAGAAACGGCAAAGATTACGAGGTTTATGTGGACCATAACGCTCGTACTATTATTGTAAAAGCCACATTTTACTATCCTGAATCGGACCTTAAATCACAACAAACTGCTACCCAAGCGGTAATTGCTATTAAGAGGCAAGTCAATGGTAAATTTATATATGAAGTTGAACAGGCTGATGGGACGGTAATTGACTACGATATTGAATTTGATCTACAAGCCAAGCCTTCTAATCGAATTGATTATAGTGGGACATATGGTGATGATTATAACTCTGAAACAGGAGAAATTTCGTTTACAGGTGAACGTTCATACGCAAATACGTTAATAGTTGAGCCTCATGAAGCTATTCAATTGGAAGCACCCATTGGAGTAATTTGGTATGGACATACTGATGTAAATTCTGAAGTTCATGTTAGTGACAGAATTGGCCTTAGTACCACTATACATGAAATGGGACATGCTTTCGGAGTTCAACATACAACTTTTGGAGCTATGCAACAGCTGGATGTTGCGAAACAAACAGGCTTAGACAGATTACCTGAATATACTGATGCTATAATTCAACAAATATTATTTAACGTTGGGCTGGGCACTTCTCCTTCTGAAAATGAGGGCGGTGAAATTATGTCAGAAAGAGGATATTCCAGAGGTGACCATTCTATAATGGCAACTGAAGGAGATGCCCCTGATAATTTCAAACACGGCAAAGTTGTAAATAAATAG
- a CDS encoding nucleotidyltransferase family protein encodes MTDQAIVLAGGLGTRLQHVIADVPKPMAEVAGKPFLEFIMLYLAHQGIHHVILAVGHKREVIMDYFGNNFLGIEVSYSIEEEPLGTGGAIFKASTLLDKDPAFIINGDTFFNVDLRALFKFHKKNKSSLTLALKPMQKFERYGTVELQPSGIISAFKEKKYVEDGLINGGVYCIEKEIFNQITSEKFSFETEILEKGVNTNSIYGLEFDTYFIDIGIPEDYEKAQVDFTNNRHI; translated from the coding sequence ATGACCGATCAGGCAATTGTATTAGCAGGCGGTTTGGGAACACGATTACAACATGTAATTGCAGATGTTCCAAAGCCAATGGCTGAAGTAGCAGGAAAACCATTTTTGGAATTTATAATGCTTTACCTTGCTCATCAGGGCATTCATCATGTAATTCTTGCTGTAGGGCATAAGCGGGAAGTGATAATGGATTATTTCGGAAATAATTTTTTGGGAATCGAAGTTTCTTATTCCATAGAAGAAGAACCATTGGGGACCGGCGGCGCAATTTTTAAAGCAAGTACATTATTAGATAAAGACCCGGCATTTATTATCAATGGCGATACTTTTTTTAATGTGGATTTGCGTGCCTTATTTAAATTTCATAAAAAAAATAAATCTTCACTCACGCTTGCTTTAAAGCCTATGCAAAAGTTTGAAAGATATGGCACAGTGGAATTACAACCTTCAGGAATTATTTCTGCTTTCAAAGAGAAAAAGTATGTTGAGGATGGATTAATAAACGGTGGTGTGTATTGTATTGAAAAAGAAATTTTTAATCAGATTACTTCAGAAAAGTTTTCTTTTGAAACTGAAATTCTTGAAAAGGGAGTAAACACAAATTCAATATACGGTTTGGAATTCGATACTTACTTTATTGATATCGGTATTCCCGAAGATTATGAAAAAGCACAAGTGGACTTTACAAATAACAGACATATTTAA
- a CDS encoding GDP-mannose 4,6-dehydratase: MQIYITGVGGMVGSHMVDYLFGEGGHKIIGSYYKPTTDLNDIRSKCTLIECDVRYYQRVQEIISTHKPDKIFHLAAQSYPTVSWERPQETMDTNVNGTVNVFEAVKSVQKSDANYNPVVVVACSSAEYGASLTPENTPITEDVALLPLHPYGVSKVAQDLLSYQYFRNDNIRSIRARIFNTTGPRKTNDVTSDFTMRAVNMERGKEQFLRVGNLETKRAITDVRDLVSALILLSEKGTWGEVYNISGEKAYMIQDIIPIIEKYMGITLPYEIDSTLLRPTDEPIIYGDSSRLKKDTGWKQSYTLETTIKDMIDYLRSR, from the coding sequence ATGCAGATTTATATTACAGGAGTAGGAGGGATGGTAGGTTCACATATGGTGGATTACCTGTTTGGCGAAGGCGGTCATAAGATTATTGGCTCCTATTACAAACCCACAACAGATTTAAATGATATCAGAAGCAAATGCACATTAATTGAATGTGATGTGAGATATTATCAACGTGTTCAGGAAATTATTTCAACACATAAGCCGGATAAAATATTTCATCTTGCGGCACAGAGTTATCCAACAGTTTCCTGGGAAAGACCACAGGAAACAATGGACACAAATGTGAATGGAACAGTAAATGTGTTTGAAGCAGTGAAGTCTGTTCAGAAAAGTGATGCTAATTATAATCCTGTTGTAGTTGTTGCATGTTCAAGTGCAGAATATGGTGCATCACTTACTCCGGAAAATACACCGATAACAGAAGATGTTGCACTGCTTCCTTTGCATCCTTATGGTGTGAGCAAAGTTGCGCAGGATTTATTGAGTTATCAATATTTCAGAAATGATAATATCCGTTCAATTCGTGCGAGAATATTTAATACAACCGGTCCGAGAAAAACAAATGATGTTACTTCCGATTTTACTATGCGGGCAGTAAACATGGAACGAGGTAAAGAACAATTTTTAAGAGTTGGAAATCTTGAAACAAAAAGAGCGATAACCGATGTGCGTGATTTAGTGAGTGCTTTAATTTTATTAAGTGAAAAAGGAACCTGGGGTGAAGTATATAATATCAGTGGAGAAAAAGCTTATATGATTCAGGATATTATTCCAATCATTGAAAAATATATGGGAATTACATTGCCTTATGAAATTGATTCTACATTATTGCGACCAACAGATGAACCGATTATTTATGGTGATTCATCCCGTTTGAAAAAAGATACCGGTTGGAAGCAATCCTATACATTGGAAACTACTATAAAAGATATGATAGATTATTTGCGCAGCAGATAA
- a CDS encoding undecaprenyl-phosphate glucose phosphotransferase: MVRRYSQFLELVYFLVDILLLVVSYFLALWITYDRLSKIQDRKFFLLLIAIGFIWFFVTTVANYYKVNRLSKYEIIILKFTRVLVFQILFTFAYIVVLKGYSVSRELLMYTYAIFFVLDIVWRVGFETFLKRYRAKGGNYRRIIVIGANRSAIQFVNEINEHNEFGYRFMGYFANKASSGFNEKISGTFDDVKWFCFSNHIDEVYCAVNPNSHTDYMNDLMSFCDDNLIRFRIIPEFTEYLTRRFKRLNVEYYGNMPVITTRPEPLDNFYNRIMKRCFDIAFAILFMLLIGIWLFPIIGLLVKLTSKGPVFFMQKRSGERNREFLCFKFRTMYVNKEADTKQATKDDPRITAIGKFLRKTNLDELPQFLNVLKGDMSVVGPRPHMLKHTEEYSKIVNSFMVRHFVKPGITGAAQAKGYRGDTTDPEMMRKRVQYDVWYLENWSFWLDVKIVFLTVWSMLKGNENAV; encoded by the coding sequence ATGGTTCGTAGATACTCCCAATTTTTAGAATTAGTATATTTTCTGGTAGATATTCTTCTATTAGTGGTTTCTTATTTTTTGGCTTTATGGATCACTTATGATCGCCTCTCGAAAATTCAGGACAGGAAATTTTTTCTGCTTTTAATTGCAATTGGTTTTATCTGGTTTTTCGTAACCACTGTTGCCAATTATTACAAGGTGAACAGGTTGAGTAAGTATGAAATCATAATACTCAAATTTACTCGTGTATTAGTTTTTCAGATACTTTTCACCTTTGCTTATATCGTTGTACTAAAAGGATATAGTGTCTCCCGGGAATTGTTGATGTACACTTACGCCATTTTCTTTGTATTGGATATTGTTTGGCGGGTGGGTTTCGAAACTTTTCTGAAACGCTACCGTGCGAAAGGGGGAAATTATCGCCGCATCATTGTGATTGGTGCCAACAGATCTGCAATACAATTTGTGAATGAAATTAATGAACATAATGAATTTGGCTATAGGTTTATGGGGTATTTTGCCAATAAAGCCTCTTCCGGTTTTAATGAAAAAATCTCCGGTACTTTTGATGATGTAAAATGGTTTTGTTTCAGCAATCATATTGATGAAGTGTATTGTGCAGTAAATCCAAATAGCCATACAGATTATATGAACGACCTGATGTCGTTTTGTGATGATAACCTGATTCGTTTCCGCATTATTCCTGAATTCACTGAATACCTTACTCGCAGATTTAAAAGATTAAATGTGGAATACTATGGTAATATGCCTGTAATTACCACACGGCCTGAACCATTGGATAATTTTTATAACAGAATTATGAAGCGTTGTTTTGATATTGCATTTGCAATTCTGTTTATGTTATTAATCGGTATATGGTTATTTCCCATTATTGGATTATTGGTAAAGCTTACTTCAAAGGGCCCTGTATTCTTTATGCAAAAAAGATCAGGCGAACGCAATCGTGAATTCTTATGCTTTAAATTCCGCACTATGTATGTAAATAAAGAAGCGGATACAAAGCAGGCAACTAAAGATGATCCACGAATTACAGCTATTGGTAAATTTCTGCGCAAAACCAATTTAGATGAGCTTCCACAATTCCTAAATGTACTGAAGGGCGACATGTCTGTTGTAGGTCCTCGTCCACACATGTTGAAACATACAGAGGAATATTCAAAAATCGTGAATAGCTTTATGGTGCGCCATTTTGTAAAACCCGGTATTACCGGTGCAGCACAAGCCAAAGGTTACAGAGGCGATACCACCGATCCTGAAATGATGCGCAAGCGAGTTCAGTATGATGTTTGGTATCTCGAAAACTGGAGCTTCTGGTTAGATGTGAAAATTGTATTTCTTACAGTTTGGAGCATGCTTAAAGGAAACGAAAATGCGGTTTAA
- a CDS encoding dehydrogenase — translation MILRSKSPLRIGLAGGGTDVSPYSDIYGGCILNATIQKYAYATIMPRKDNKIVLHAVDQDIRVELEADSKLEIDGTLDLLKGVYNRVVKDFNHGAPLAFELNTYVDAPAGSGLGSSSTLVVTILGAFTEWLKLPLGEYDMAHLAYDIERKDLAFAGGKQDQYAATFGGWNFMEFYKDDKVIVNPLRIRSQYMEELQFNMLMYYTGTSRLSSDIIEAQSSNVQKKSEKSIEAMHNLKEQAYMMKEAILKGELNRIGDILDYGWKNKKATALGVSSDNIDEIYEAAMKSGATGGKISGAGGGGFMTFYCPGNTRYKVINTLKKFGGEIHNLTFSKYGLTTWEAK, via the coding sequence ATGATTTTAAGAAGTAAATCTCCTCTGCGTATAGGATTGGCTGGTGGCGGAACTGATGTAAGTCCTTACAGTGATATCTATGGCGGCTGTATTTTAAATGCAACAATTCAGAAATATGCTTATGCTACAATTATGCCTCGTAAGGATAATAAAATTGTGCTGCATGCAGTGGATCAAGACATACGAGTTGAATTAGAAGCGGACTCTAAATTAGAAATTGATGGTACTCTCGATTTGCTGAAAGGCGTATATAATCGTGTGGTAAAAGATTTTAATCATGGAGCACCATTAGCATTCGAATTAAATACTTATGTGGATGCACCTGCCGGCTCCGGTTTGGGTTCTTCATCTACTTTGGTAGTTACAATTTTGGGTGCATTTACGGAGTGGCTTAAATTGCCTTTGGGTGAATATGATATGGCGCATCTTGCTTATGATATTGAAAGAAAAGACTTGGCTTTTGCTGGTGGAAAACAAGATCAATATGCGGCTACTTTCGGTGGATGGAATTTTATGGAGTTTTATAAAGACGATAAAGTAATTGTAAACCCATTAAGAATTCGCAGTCAATATATGGAAGAATTGCAATTCAATATGTTGATGTATTATACAGGCACAAGTCGTTTATCATCGGATATTATTGAAGCACAATCTTCAAACGTGCAAAAGAAAAGCGAAAAATCAATTGAGGCTATGCATAATTTAAAAGAGCAGGCTTACATGATGAAAGAAGCAATTCTGAAAGGCGAATTAAATCGCATTGGTGATATATTAGATTATGGTTGGAAGAATAAAAAAGCAACAGCTCTGGGAGTTTCCAGCGATAATATTGATGAAATTTATGAAGCCGCTATGAAGTCAGGAGCAACGGGTGGAAAAATATCCGGTGCAGGCGGTGGTGGATTTATGACGTTTTATTGTCCGGGTAATACCAGATATAAAGTGATAAATACATTGAAAAAATTTGGGGGAGAAATACATAATTTAACTTTTAGTAAATACGGATTAACAACATGGGAAGCAAAATAG
- a CDS encoding RHS repeat-associated core domain-containing protein, with protein MGNVLTVITDRRFGTEQGTTGLIKYYEADVLQAQDYYPFGMLTPGRNWSTGSEYRFGFNGQEQDDEIKGIGNSYNFLFRVYDPRLGRFLSTDPLEKEFAWNSPYAFAENRPIDGRDLEGKEWENIKASNKKPGELFIKLPNKETAQIQQYSISIQDSKKTYASLASDFKNSPAQLLSNSKATFHSPVDAEGKPSQFKVGSYIKVDIDAPFASGYIKVIEMAEKDGSMSATFVTMEGHIEKGLIRFTLTDKYDGKINFNINSMSEVDMGLAKTFAEGIAREKQSESWQEVLTNFVKTTGGTEVKRNLKVVDTKTSDKKEEK; from the coding sequence TTGGGTAATGTATTAACTGTAATTACAGACAGGAGATTTGGTACAGAGCAAGGTACTACCGGACTAATAAAGTATTACGAAGCTGATGTTTTACAAGCTCAGGATTACTATCCCTTTGGGATGTTAACGCCGGGTAGAAATTGGAGTACCGGAAGTGAATACAGGTTTGGGTTTAACGGGCAGGAGCAGGATGATGAAATAAAAGGTATTGGAAATAGCTATAACTTTTTGTTTAGAGTTTATGATCCACGTTTAGGTCGCTTCCTCTCTACAGATCCGTTGGAAAAAGAATTTGCTTGGAACTCTCCTTATGCTTTTGCTGAAAATAGACCTATAGATGGCAGAGATTTAGAAGGTAAAGAATGGGAGAATATTAAAGCGAGTAACAAGAAGCCAGGGGAGTTATTTATAAAGTTGCCAAATAAAGAAACCGCACAGATCCAGCAATATAGTATATCAATTCAGGATTCGAAAAAGACATATGCAAGCTTAGCATCTGATTTTAAAAATTCACCTGCGCAACTTCTTTCAAATTCTAAAGCAACATTCCATTCCCCTGTTGATGCAGAAGGAAAGCCTTCTCAATTTAAAGTCGGTAGCTATATTAAAGTCGATATTGATGCTCCTTTTGCAAGTGGTTATATTAAAGTTATAGAGATGGCAGAAAAAGATGGTTCAATGTCCGCCACTTTTGTTACTATGGAAGGTCATATTGAAAAGGGGTTGATTAGGTTTACTCTAACAGATAAATATGATGGGAAAATCAACTTCAATATAAACAGTATGTCAGAAGTTGATATGGGTTTAGCCAAAACTTTTGCAGAAGGGATAGCAAGAGAAAAACAATCAGAATCTTGGCAAGAGGTACTTACTAATTTTGTAAAAACCACAGGAGGGACTGAAGTAAAAAGGAATCTGAAAGTCGTAGACACCAAAACATCAGACAAGAAGGAGGAAAAATAA
- a CDS encoding RHS repeat-associated core domain-containing protein, which yields MNPSKFSPSHHYPFGMLTPGRNWSAGSEYRFGFNGKEKVDEISGSGKHFDFGERGYDPRIGQWWSIDPKFALQPGWSSYKFGLNNPIIFIDPEGETEFYFNGKWIGTDGVDNNLVAKVTDLKVKRAIIKSTKQGLNNETQSINKAAEFKNGMLLLNKDVLSYSNKMLKLSLTEKGQVGEFGNTMAKDGDNYTPTGEISYDEGGSTTIPLRGDVSLHSHPTRMFKTDAGIDYYSSASEPSMDEPGRPQDESAFKNFETNIIVGKNGDVVKRKDPNTQRTYFDESGRYSAIIVFDKNTNKVGTIGGGEADKMIEGDRGSLGKKFDKKQSP from the coding sequence ATGAACCCATCTAAATTTTCACCCTCACATCACTATCCCTTTGGGATGTTAACGCCAGGGAGAAATTGGAGCGCTGGAAGTGAATACAGGTTTGGGTTTAATGGCAAAGAGAAAGTAGATGAGATAAGTGGAAGCGGAAAACATTTTGATTTTGGCGAACGTGGATATGACCCACGCATAGGGCAATGGTGGTCAATTGACCCAAAATTTGCACTACAACCGGGTTGGTCGTCTTATAAGTTTGGGTTAAATAATCCTATAATATTTATTGACCCCGAAGGAGAAACAGAGTTTTATTTTAATGGAAAGTGGATAGGAACAGACGGTGTAGATAATAATTTAGTTGCAAAAGTAACAGACCTCAAAGTAAAACGTGCCATAATTAAATCTACCAAACAAGGGTTAAACAATGAAACACAATCAATAAATAAAGCAGCCGAGTTTAAAAACGGTATGTTGCTTTTGAATAAAGACGTTTTAAGTTACTCTAATAAAATGCTGAAACTATCCTTAACCGAAAAAGGCCAAGTTGGTGAATTTGGAAACACAATGGCAAAAGACGGAGATAACTACACCCCAACAGGAGAGATAAGTTATGATGAAGGAGGAAGTACAACAATACCATTAAGAGGTGATGTTTCCCTTCATTCGCACCCAACAAGAATGTTCAAAACTGACGCAGGAATAGATTATTATTCTTCTGCAAGTGAACCATCAATGGATGAACCAGGAAGACCCCAAGATGAAAGTGCTTTTAAAAATTTTGAAACTAATATTATTGTGGGGAAAAATGGAGATGTGGTCAAAAGGAAAGACCCAAATACTCAAAGAACTTATTTTGATGAAAGTGGTCGTTACTCTGCTATTATCGTTTTTGATAAAAACACAAATAAGGTAGGTACAATTGGCGGAGGAGAAGCAGATAAAATGATTGAGGGAGATAGGGGAAGTTTGGGTAAAAAATTTGATAAAAAACAATCCCCATAA
- a CDS encoding D-sedoheptulose 7-phosphate isomerase — MGSKIARIKEVIAESVSVKNKLLQNEELIANCERIADQVAEAFRNDKKVLFCGNGGSAADAQHLAAEFSGRFYFDRDPLDAEALHVNTSYITAVGNDYSYDEIYSRVLKAKGRKGDFLFGISTSGNSKNILRAFEVARANGMIIVAMTGESGGKMKDNCDFLLNVPSSDTPRIQESHIMLGHIICELVEDALFQKP, encoded by the coding sequence ATGGGAAGCAAAATAGCAAGAATTAAAGAAGTGATCGCTGAGAGCGTGAGCGTAAAAAATAAATTATTACAGAACGAAGAATTAATAGCGAACTGTGAAAGGATAGCTGATCAAGTGGCTGAAGCATTTCGCAATGATAAGAAAGTATTGTTCTGCGGAAATGGTGGTTCAGCAGCAGATGCACAACATCTTGCAGCAGAATTTTCAGGTAGATTTTATTTCGACAGAGATCCATTGGATGCAGAAGCATTGCACGTAAATACTTCTTATATCACTGCTGTAGGTAACGATTATTCTTACGATGAAATTTATAGTCGTGTGCTGAAAGCCAAAGGACGCAAAGGAGATTTTTTGTTTGGAATTTCTACTTCCGGTAATTCAAAAAATATTTTAAGAGCATTTGAAGTAGCTCGTGCAAACGGAATGATAATCGTAGCCATGACAGGAGAATCCGGTGGTAAAATGAAAGACAATTGTGATTTTTTATTGAACGTACCCTCATCAGATACACCTCGTATTCAGGAAAGTCATATTATGTTAGGACATATCATTTGCGAGTTGGTGGAAGATGCACTTTTCCAAAAACCATGA
- a CDS encoding DUF2807 domain-containing protein has translation MKKPTISILLPITLLLLCNSCTKNKFPCVDANGTITNEYRTISGFTGVYNELDANIYITQDTAYQFRIEAPANIFPEIKTKISNGIIEVYSEHCLNSENNVKIYIAMPEINSLEVSGSGSIITLNKIISDLIAIDISGSGKVIAQDSIIANTIELYNSGSGEMQILAAANYLETEISGSGEVILAGKGTDMKLEIYGSGEIHAFEYLAKYCTLDISGSGNMYLNVTDKIEGDVSGSGDIYYMNTPSFNIVITGSGEIIHVD, from the coding sequence ATGAAAAAACCAACAATTTCTATTTTACTCCCAATTACACTATTATTATTATGTAATTCATGCACCAAGAATAAATTTCCTTGTGTGGATGCCAACGGTACAATTACCAATGAATACAGGACCATTTCCGGATTCACAGGCGTTTACAATGAATTAGATGCCAATATCTATATTACACAGGATACAGCATATCAATTTAGAATTGAGGCGCCGGCAAATATTTTTCCTGAAATCAAAACAAAAATTTCTAATGGAATTATTGAAGTGTATTCTGAACATTGTTTAAATTCAGAGAATAATGTCAAAATATATATTGCGATGCCGGAAATAAATAGTTTAGAAGTAAGCGGTTCGGGATCAATAATAACTTTGAATAAAATCATCTCCGATTTAATTGCAATTGATATTAGTGGGTCAGGAAAAGTAATCGCTCAGGATTCAATTATTGCAAACACTATTGAATTATATAATAGTGGTTCAGGCGAAATGCAAATTCTTGCTGCAGCAAATTATCTGGAAACAGAAATATCAGGTTCAGGTGAAGTAATATTGGCAGGAAAAGGAACAGACATGAAATTAGAAATTTACGGGTCCGGTGAGATACATGCGTTTGAATATTTAGCTAAATATTGTACGCTGGATATTTCAGGTTCAGGAAATATGTATTTAAATGTTACAGATAAAATAGAAGGTGATGTATCTGGCAGCGGAGATATATATTACATGAATACTCCTAGTTTTAATATAGTAATAACAGGCAGCGGCGAAATAATTCATGTAGATTAA
- a CDS encoding WecB/TagA/CpsF family glycosyltransferase, producing MLKRTRIFDLELINDNSFDAVLNSMLHFHEEFPQSENKLPLLFTPNVDDVVKLNQKKYADVAKRLQQSYYILPDGQPIIWASKILNKTLVKRLPGSELFPLLWKLLTQHNKRILLVAPSEKVGQMLKQEYPTLEYYVPPFFEAEDTVALQKITSDLLMLCNTFKPEYIFIGIRFPKQNYIAFELLDNLQKQGYSKSEMPLCLLLGASYEFYLDIKKRAPAIWQKTGMEWFYRFTQEPGRLFKRYFIDDMQFVSIFMKEYFKKESK from the coding sequence ATGTTAAAACGTACCCGCATTTTTGATCTTGAACTGATAAATGATAATTCATTTGATGCCGTATTAAATTCGATGCTGCATTTTCATGAAGAGTTTCCGCAATCAGAAAATAAATTGCCGTTGTTGTTTACACCAAATGTAGATGATGTTGTAAAACTCAATCAAAAAAAATATGCAGATGTTGCAAAGCGATTGCAGCAATCGTATTATATCCTCCCCGATGGACAACCTATTATTTGGGCTTCAAAAATTTTGAATAAAACACTTGTAAAACGATTGCCCGGCAGCGAATTATTTCCTTTGCTTTGGAAGCTATTGACACAACATAATAAACGCATTTTATTAGTAGCGCCATCTGAAAAAGTAGGGCAGATGTTGAAACAAGAATATCCCACTTTAGAATATTATGTGCCTCCATTTTTTGAAGCAGAAGATACTGTTGCATTGCAAAAAATAACTTCTGATTTGTTGATGCTTTGCAATACGTTTAAACCCGAATATATTTTTATCGGTATTCGTTTTCCAAAACAGAATTATATCGCATTTGAATTATTGGACAACTTGCAAAAACAAGGATATTCAAAAAGTGAAATGCCTTTGTGTTTGTTGTTGGGAGCCAGTTATGAATTTTATCTCGACATAAAAAAACGAGCGCCTGCAATCTGGCAAAAAACAGGTATGGAATGGTTCTATCGTTTTACTCAGGAGCCGGGCCGACTTTTTAAACGTTACTTTATTGACGACATGCAATTCGTGAGTATTTTCATGAAAGAATATTTTAAAAAAGAATCCAAGTAA